The Panacibacter microcysteis genome includes a window with the following:
- a CDS encoding MarC family protein: protein MPIDISKLITVIFTLFAVIDIVGSIPVLIGLKGKMGSIRTLQATVVSGVFMVGFLFVGEQFLAILSLDVHSFAVGGSIVIFLIGLEMVLGKEIFHSETNAKSGTVVPIAFPIIAGSGTLTTVMSLKANYEDWYILIGIIINLVIVYLVLRSLSYIERVLGEAGLAAIRKFFGVILLAIAVKIFGTNVSQFIK, encoded by the coding sequence ATGCCAATCGACATCAGCAAACTTATCACCGTCATCTTTACGCTGTTTGCCGTTATAGATATTGTTGGTTCTATTCCCGTTCTTATTGGTTTGAAAGGCAAAATGGGCAGTATAAGAACGCTGCAGGCAACAGTGGTTTCCGGTGTGTTTATGGTAGGTTTTCTTTTTGTGGGTGAGCAGTTCCTGGCTATTCTCAGTCTCGATGTTCATTCGTTTGCCGTTGGAGGTTCTATTGTAATATTTTTGATAGGGCTCGAAATGGTATTAGGTAAAGAAATATTTCACAGCGAAACCAATGCAAAAAGCGGAACGGTTGTGCCCATCGCTTTTCCTATAATAGCGGGCAGTGGTACACTTACCACCGTTATGTCGCTCAAAGCAAACTATGAAGACTGGTACATACTTATTGGCATTATTATAAACCTTGTTATCGTGTACCTGGTGCTAAGATCACTCAGTTATATAGAGCGTGTGTTGGGAGAAGCAGGACTGGCGGCCATCCGCAAGTTTTTTGGTGTTATACTTCTTGCCATTGCCGTAAAGATTTTTGGTACCAATGTATCGCAGTTTATAAAATAA
- a CDS encoding VOC family protein — MKQIFINLPVKDVEASMQFYKELGFTLNPLFTFNDQKCMVWTDRIYVMLQTLEMSKKREKKNIADPKTNRIATFTLPVESLETVNEMMERGLKAGGAESTELIDEGFMQIRNIEDLDGHNWAVMFLDVDKFKTITGK, encoded by the coding sequence GTGAAACAAATCTTTATCAATCTGCCGGTAAAAGATGTAGAAGCATCAATGCAATTCTACAAAGAATTAGGTTTTACACTTAACCCTTTATTCACTTTTAACGACCAGAAATGCATGGTATGGACTGACCGGATCTATGTGATGTTACAGACACTCGAAATGTCTAAAAAAAGGGAGAAAAAAAATATTGCTGACCCTAAAACAAACAGAATTGCAACATTTACACTTCCTGTAGAAAGTCTTGAGACGGTCAATGAAATGATGGAACGGGGGTTAAAAGCAGGTGGAGCGGAATCAACAGAATTGATTGATGAAGGCTTTATGCAAATTAGAAACATTGAAGATTTAGACGGGCACAATTGGGCTGTAATGTTTCTTGATGTTGATAAATTTAAAACAATAACAGGTAAATAA